In Oncorhynchus gorbuscha isolate QuinsamMale2020 ecotype Even-year linkage group LG08, OgorEven_v1.0, whole genome shotgun sequence, one genomic interval encodes:
- the LOC124041982 gene encoding T-cell acute lymphocytic leukemia protein 1-like: MEKIKPELCPGSPGAKSCSPLKQDSIIRGNGCKDPEDSNEENFPGEGVKTDDAPLRDQRNRTIILNGVAKETAYDALDLKGEVPVIELSRRDDIKAGQQRTDSLTVPITELRRPPVPLPLPHRDALNDARMVQLSPNAFPLPARAMLYNLAQPLSAINSLGGESEQYCMYPSNRAKHRPAPYEVEFDEAGQPKIVRRIFTNSRERWRQQNVNGAFSELRKLIPTHPPDKKLSKNEILRLAMKYISFLSNLLDDQDGGGTVAVGDETGLLVGGREGRPQGPRQDVVGLATEDDLLLQGTLSPGSSCGSLPDGDGSPESFTEDRDSPTGQRTVPAPRGRELRRNVRPQDSGSQR; the protein is encoded by the exons ATGGAAAAAATTAAGCCGGAGCTTTGTCCTGGAAGTCCCGGTGCCAAATCGTGCAGCCCACTGAAGCAGGATTCCATCATCAGGGGGAATGGATGCAAAGACCCGGAGGACTCGAATGAGGAGAACTTCCCAGGGGAGGGGGTTAAAACAGATGACGCGCCTCTGCGGGACCAACGCAACCGGACCATCATCCTCAACGGCGTTGCCAAGGAAACCGCTTACGACGCTCTTGACCTGAAAGGGGAAGTACCAGTAATCGAGCTTTCGAGGAGAGACGATATAAAGGCGGGACAGCAGAGAACGGACAGTCTCACGGTACCGATCACGGAGCTTCGCAGACCACCCGTGCCGTTGCCGCTGCCGCACCGAGACGCGCTGAACGACGCCCGAATGGTTCAGCTGAGCCCAAACGCGTTCCCTCTCCCAGCGCGAGCAATGCTCTACAACCTGGCGCAACCTCTCTCCGCAATCAACAG CCTTGGAGGAGAGTCGGAACAATACTGCATGTACCCCAGCAACAGGGCAAAGCACCGCCCAGCGCCTTACGAGGTTGAGTTTGACGAGG ctGGCCAGCCAAAGATCGTACGGCGGATCTTCACCAACAGCCGGGAGCGCTGGCGGCAGCAGAACGTCAACGGAGCGTTCTCCGAGCTCCGGAAGCTCATCCCCACCCACCCCCCAGACAAGAAGCTGAGCAAGAATGAGATACTGCGTCTGGCCATGAAGTATATCAGCTTTCTGTCCAACCTGCTGGATGACCAGGATGGAGGTGGCACAGTGGCCGTGGGCGACGAGACAGGGCTTCTGGTGGGGGGCCGTGAGGGTCGACCCCAGGGGCCCCGTCAGGACGTGGTGGGACTGGCCACGGAGGACGACCTGCTCCTCCAGGGCACGTTGTCGCCTGGGTCCAGCTGCGGGAGTCTGCCAGATGGGGACGGCAGCCCTGAGAGCTTCACCGAAGACCGGGACTCACCCACAGGCCAGAGGACTGTGCCCGCCCCGCGCGGTAGGGAACTGCGACGCAACGTGCGTCCACAAGACAGCGGCAGTCagcgatga